The genomic interval AATACGCTGGGCATGCCGACGTCGACGACCGTTTCGCTCGTGTTCGGTCTGCTGGGCGCGGCGGTAGGCATCTGCGTATTCAAGCTCTCGAGCGGCTCGGTCGTGACGATGCCCGACGGCGATCCGGCCTCGATGGCCGACATGATCAACACGGGCAATGCGATGGCGATCATCGGTGGAATCCTGATCTCGGTGGCGATCGCTTTCGTGTGCGGAACGGTCGTCATGTACATTACCCGGCTTATCTTCTCTTTCCGCTACCAGAAGAAGCTGCGCACCGTCGGCGCGCTATGGTGCGGGATCGCGCTGACGGCTATTTCCTATTTCGCCGTCTTCAAAGGGCTCAAAGGCACTTCGGTCATTCCCGCGCATGCGATGGCGTGGATGGAACACCATACGCTGGCTATGCTGGCAGCTATGGTAGCAGGCTGGAGTCTGCTGATGTCGTTGCTGAGTCTTCTGAAAATCAATATACTGCGATTGACCGTGTTGGCCGGGACCTTTTCGCTCGCGCTTGCCTTCGCGGGTAACGACCTGGTGAACTTCATCGGCGTTTTCGTAGCCGGAGTGGACGCTTACGACGTGGCGAAGACGACCGGCGACAGCTCGATGCTGATGGGCAGCCTGAACGATCCGGTTGTCGCTAATATGCTGATTCTGTTCCTCTCGGGACTCGTTATGGTCGTCACGCTGTGGTTTTCCAAGAAAGCCCGCGCGGTTTCCGATACGGAAATCAACCTGGCACGTCAGGACGTCGGCGTCGAGCGGTTCGGTTCGACTTCCATTTCACGCGCGATCGTTCGCAGCGCGCTGAATGTCAATAGGAACTACGAGAAATACACGCCCGACCGCATCCAGCGTTTCGTCGCCAGCCGATTCGTGCCGGTGCTCAACCGCAAGGACAAGGCTCCGTTCGACCTGATCCGGGCGACGGTCAATCTGACGGTGGCCTCGATTCTGATCTCGTCGGCTACTTCGTTGCAGTTGCCGCTCTCGACGACCTATGTGACATTCATGGTCGCGATGGGCAGCTCGCTGTCCGACCGGGCTTGGGGCCGCGAAAGCGCCGTATATCGGATTACAGGCGTGCTGACGGTGATCGCGGGTTGGTTTTTCACGGCTCTGGTCGCCTTTACGATCGCGTTCGTCGTAGCGGCGGCTCTGGTTTGGGGCGGTACGATCGCGCTGGTCGTGCTGACCGTGCTGTGCGCCTACCTGCTGTTCGAGAGCACCGTGCTCCATAACCGCAAGCTGAAGAAGGACGCTGCCAAGGAGGCCGAAATGAAGGCGCTCTCGGACGAGGGATCGATCGTCGACCGCTGCATCCGCGAGGTAACGGACACGATGAGCAAGGTGACGACGATTTACAATCAGACGCTGATCGGCTTGTTCAACGAAGACCGCAAACTGCTCAAGCAGATGGTGCGCGAATCGGAAGCCCTTTATCAGGCGGCTCACGAGCGCAAGCACGAGGTGCTTCCGACGCTGCTCGAGTTGCAGGAGAATTATGTCGAGACGGGGCATTATTATGTGCAGATCGTCGATTATCTCGACGAGGTCGCCAAGGCGCTGGTCCACATCACGCGGCCGAGCTTCGACCATATCAACAACAACCACGAGGGATTCCGCGTCGATCAGTTGGAGGATCTGAAGAGGGTCAACGAGCAGGTCAGCACGATCTATACGAAAATCAACGAGATGCTTCGGACGAACCGTTTCGAGCAGCTCGACGAGATTCTGCGCCTGAGGGACGAGCTGTTCGATACGCTGGCCGCGGCGATCAAGAGCCAGATCAAGCGCGTGAAGGCCAAGGCTTCGACCACGCGAAGCAGCATACTCTACCTGACGATCATCAACGAAACCAAGACGATGGTGCTGCAAAGCCGGAATCTGCTCAAATCGCAGAAATATTTCCTCAGCAAATCGTAGTTGCCGGGGAAAGTCGGTATCGTACGAAAGCCGGGCGGCAAGCCCGGCTTTTTTCGTGGGATTTTCGTGCCCGGGGCAATATTTTTGATTATTCGCAGTTTAATAGGCAAGCGCGCGGGTTCGTTTGGTTTTGGATGAAAAAAAATGTAGATTTGTACGCTAAAACGGGGATATTGAAGCGGTTTACTCAAATAGTGCTGATCTCGGCCGGATCTCTTGCGCTCGCCTGCGCCAAGGAAGACGATGCCGTGACCTCGCAACGGTCCGCGATCGAGAGCTTTCTCGATTCGAGAGGCTGGGAGTATGCCGAAGCCTCGGGCGTATACCGCTACACGATCAACGCCGACCGGCCGGAGTACGAGAGCGAACCGCAGATCGCCTACGGTGACTCGGTCGTTTTCGATTTCGCCGCTTATCTCTTTTCGGGCTCGGTGAGCGCGACGGAAGTGCCCTATTATACGAATATCCGTTCGTTGGTCGAAGGAGATACCGTGCTGAATACGGAGTATTGGAGCTTCGAACCTCAGCGGGTCGTGCTCGGAGCGACGCCGATGATCCGGGGACTTACTTACGGGTTGCAAGGCGCCCGCGAGAGCGACTCGCTTCAGTTGTTCGTCACCTCGGATCTGGCTTACGGCAGCGGGAATACGGGCGTCGTGGACGGCGATCAGGCGACGAGATGGTTTGTCTATATCGAAAAAGTGATTAAGAATGAATAAAGCAGTTCGCATTGCATGGGCCGTGTCGATCGTCGCGATCGTGGCCGCTTCCTGTGCCAAGGAGCCTTCGGATAATCTGGGCGAGAAGCAGATGGCCGCTTTCGACGCATGGGTGGGCCTGTACGGCGACGGCGCGGAGAAGCAGCCTTCGGGCATTTACATCAAGAAACTGCACTCCGCCTCGGGAGTAATCAAGCCCCCGGTCGAGTACGACTGGATACAGCTGAACTATACCGGCCGGATCATGGTCGACGGCGACGTGTTCGTCACGCGCGACAGCGCGGTAGCCGTCGAGCAGGGTACTTTCGAGTACTTTACGCACTATGTGCCCCAGATGATTCAGTTCTACGAGGACGGCGACCTGCCTCAGGGCGTGTACGACGCCGTGGGTACGATGAACGAGGGGGATCGCGTCCGGGTGTACGTTCCCTACACGCTCGCTTACGGCAACTACGGCCGGTCGTTTACCGGAGGGTATCAGGGGCAGGTATCGAGCGTTCCGGCCCAGACGCCTATCATCATGGATCTGGAGCTGAAGAAGATCATTTCGGACCCGCTTCGGGACGAGAGCAACGAAGTGGCTCAGTATGCGTCCCGTAACTGGGGACAGACCATAGCCGACACGCTGAAGACGGGGCTTTACCGCCGGTCGCTCCGCACGGGGCTCGATACCGCGACGGTCAAGGACGACTCGATAGCTTACGTCTACTATGTGGGGCGTTTTATGGACGGATTCGTCTTCGACACGAATATCGCCGATACGGCGCGCAAGTACCACATCTACGATAACAGCAGCTCGTCCAAGTACGACTCGCTCGTGGTGTCGCTCAAGTCGGAGGATACGTCGGTAGTCCGCGGCTTCTATGAGGCCATCAAGGGAATGAGGTACGGGGAGACGGCCGAAGCCCTTTTCACTTCTACGTACGGCTACGGCAGCACCGGTCAGGCCGGGACCTCCACCACCACCGAGATACCTCCCTATGCTCCTTTGATGTTCACGATCGAGGTGATTCCGCTTAACGGGGACGGTACGGCCCAGCACCCGTACAATATCACGGCGGTCAAGGGCCTTCCGCAGGAGGAGAGCGACGTGTGGATCACCGGTTATATCGTCGGCGTGGTCGACGGCACGAGCGTGGAGGAGAACGCCCAGTACGCCCAGACCGTTTCGGTCAAGACCAATATTCTGCTCTCCGACAAGCGCACGGCCAAGAAAGCCAGCGAGGTGATCGCCGTAGAGTTGCCCGAAGGCCCGATCCGCGATGCGTTGAATCTGGCCGACAATAAGCTGAACTATCGGGTCAAGATCGCCCTGAAAGGCAATATTCGTCCTTATTTGGGCCAGAGAGGCATGACGGGCGTGACTCAGTACGTGAAATAATTTTTTCGGTCGATATTTGAAAGGGGGAGAGCTGATGCTCTCCCCCGATTATTTTGTCTCTGTGGCGATTTTTCGTACCTTTCCGCCTCGATTGCAAGACGATGGCCAACGACTATTTCGCTTTCAAACGGTTCACCGTCCGTCAGCCCCGCTCGGCGATGAGGGTGGGCACCGACGGCGTGTTGCTCGGCGCATGGTGCGATTCGGCGCCGGCGGGCGGGCGGATGCTCGATGTCGGTACGGGAACGGGAGTGATCGCGCTGATTCTGGCCCAGCGCAATCCGTCGGCCCGGATCGACGCCGTCGAGATCGACGAGGGGAGCTGTCTCGATGCCGAGGGCAATTTCGCCGCGTCGCCTTGGGCCGGTCGGCTGACTCTTTACCGTCGTCCGTTCGCCGATTTCGCGGCCGGATGCACGGTCCGGTACGACCGGATCGTGTCGAATCCTCCCTATTTCGTCGCATCGCTCAAATCGCCCGATCCGGCCCGCACGGCAGCGCGGCATGCGGAGTCCCTGTCCTATGCCGATCTGGCCGCAGGGGCTGCGCGGTTGCTCGTTCCCTCCGGACGGTTGTCGGTAATCTTGCCTGCCGAGACCGCATGCGACTTTGCGGCATCGGCTTTGAACGAGGGATTGTACCAGGTGCGCGCACTGGCCGTGCATACGGTTCCGGGCGGTCCCGTCAGGCGGCTGTGCGCGGAGTTTTCCCCCCGGCGGCAGGATTTGCAGGAGGAGACGCTCGTGATCGAAGCCGAAGACCGCCGAGGGTACAGTGCCCGTTACAAAGAGCTGACGGGCGATTTTTACCTGAAGATGTAAGTCTCTTTTTGGAAAAATAGTATAACTTTGTTTGGTTCGGTGTCCCGAGGAGGATGCCGACGGACATAAACTAAAAGGATGATTATGAGAAAGCTGATGATTTCGGTGCTGGCGGGTTCCCTGACTGTTGCGGGCGCGTCGGCTCAAGTGAAAGCTTACAAGCCGTCCAAGCCGATGGAGGGGAATACGGTGGCCTATGCGTTGCCTCGCTCGGTGGTTCGCGTGCAGGTCGTTGCCGAAAGGGAGAGCGTGCGAGTGGGCCCGTATGCCCGCTTCGCTCAGAAACTTCTGGGCGTGATGGCTCCGCTCGCGGACAAAGACATCTACACGATTCAGAGCGCGACGCTCTGCGCGGCTCAGGAAGCCGATCCGGCCGAAGTGTATGCGTTGGACAATCCCGACAAGAGCCCGCTGAGAATTTACGACGTGACTCCGGAAGGGTTCGTAGCGGCGTCCGCTGCCGGCCAGAAGCCTCTGCCTCCTGCATGGGACTGCGCGGGTCCGCTTCGCGGGCCTGTTCCCGACCGTTGCGAGGCGGTGTCTTATCTGGACAGCGATACCTCGTTCGTCAAGGTGTCGGTCGATCGGCTGAGCCTCGTCGAGAAAAGTCCCGAGTCGATGGCGCAGGATGCCGCCAATGCGATCTTCTCGTTGCGGCGCCATCGGATCGATCTGGTGACGGGCGAGGCGGGCGAGAACGTGTTCGGCGCGGGCCTGAAGGCTGCGCTTGAAGAGATCGACCGGCTGGAGCAGGAGTATCTGTCGCTGTTTCTGGGCAAGCAGTTCCGTCAAAGAATCGTCCGGGAATTCAGCGTCGTGCCGTCGAAGGACGAGCCGGCGACGGTCGTCTGCCGTTTTTCTGATACCGCCGGCTTGCTGTCCGCGGACGATCTGTCGGGTCGGCCCGTCCTGCTGGAGCTCGCTCCCGAGAACAAGGCACAGAGCTTGGCTCCGGAGCGTCGCGCTTCGAAGGATTCGCGCAGCACGATTCTTTACCGCGTGGCCGACATGGTGAATTGCCGGCTGATGGACGGCAATCGCGAAATCGCGCAGAGCCGTCTGCCTTTGTATCAGTTCGGGCAGGTGATCGAGTTGCCCGTGACGTCGGTCAAATAGCCGGGACATGGACGATACCCAGCGAATGATCGGTCTGTTGCGCCGGCTGAAGGTGGAAATGAACGGGGCTGTCGTCGATGCCATGCGCAGCCGGGGTCTCGACTATCCGCTCAGCTACGGCGTTTCCGTGCCGACGATCAGGGAGATCGCGAAAGCGTACGCTCCGGCGCATGCTTTCGCCTTGTTTCTTTTCAGGCAGCAGGTTCGGGAGCTGAAGCTCGCGGCCGCCTTTATCGACGACCCTTCGGAAGTGACTGCCGCTCAGATGCGGGAGTGGGCGGACGGTCTGACCAATACCGAGTTGGTCGAACAGGTCGTCAGCGCGCTGTTCCGCCATGCGCCCGATGCTCCGGATATGGCTTTGGAATGGATGGGCTCGCCGGAGCCGATGAAGCGGTATGCCGGCTTGCTGACGGCTGCGTCGGCTATCCGCGCGGAAAAGAACCGCGCATGGGCCGACCGTTTTTTCGAACAGGCAGACCGGATCGCCCGGCGAGGCGATTTGGAGAGTTTTGTCGGCCGGGGGCTGGTGATGCTGATGCGCTCGCTGGCGACCGTCTCGCCCTCTTTGTGCGAACGGGTGAAGCTTTGGGAGCAGCTGTGTGCGGCTTCGGCGGACGGAACGCTTCGCGAAGTCGCCGGAGAGCTGCAATGGCAGTTGGAGTATATGGAGGGCGGCTCGGACTGACGTCGGCGGAAGCGAGGACCGTTTATAGACAGGCGCAACGGATC from Alistipes ihumii AP11 carries:
- a CDS encoding inorganic phosphate transporter translates to MDLYLAIVVIMLVLAVAGLVVGVSNDAVNFLNSALGSKAAPRYVIMTVASVGIIVGAITSSGMMEVARSGVFHPQMFTFAEVMLLFLAVMFTNVILLDLFNTLGMPTSTTVSLVFGLLGAAVGICVFKLSSGSVVTMPDGDPASMADMINTGNAMAIIGGILISVAIAFVCGTVVMYITRLIFSFRYQKKLRTVGALWCGIALTAISYFAVFKGLKGTSVIPAHAMAWMEHHTLAMLAAMVAGWSLLMSLLSLLKINILRLTVLAGTFSLALAFAGNDLVNFIGVFVAGVDAYDVAKTTGDSSMLMGSLNDPVVANMLILFLSGLVMVVTLWFSKKARAVSDTEINLARQDVGVERFGSTSISRAIVRSALNVNRNYEKYTPDRIQRFVASRFVPVLNRKDKAPFDLIRATVNLTVASILISSATSLQLPLSTTYVTFMVAMGSSLSDRAWGRESAVYRITGVLTVIAGWFFTALVAFTIAFVVAAALVWGGTIALVVLTVLCAYLLFESTVLHNRKLKKDAAKEAEMKALSDEGSIVDRCIREVTDTMSKVTTIYNQTLIGLFNEDRKLLKQMVRESEALYQAAHERKHEVLPTLLELQENYVETGHYYVQIVDYLDEVAKALVHITRPSFDHINNNHEGFRVDQLEDLKRVNEQVSTIYTKINEMLRTNRFEQLDEILRLRDELFDTLAAAIKSQIKRVKAKASTTRSSILYLTIINETKTMVLQSRNLLKSQKYFLSKS
- a CDS encoding FKBP-type peptidyl-prolyl cis-trans isomerase; the protein is MKRFTQIVLISAGSLALACAKEDDAVTSQRSAIESFLDSRGWEYAEASGVYRYTINADRPEYESEPQIAYGDSVVFDFAAYLFSGSVSATEVPYYTNIRSLVEGDTVLNTEYWSFEPQRVVLGATPMIRGLTYGLQGARESDSLQLFVTSDLAYGSGNTGVVDGDQATRWFVYIEKVIKNE
- a CDS encoding DUF6359 domain-containing protein, whose translation is MNKAVRIAWAVSIVAIVAASCAKEPSDNLGEKQMAAFDAWVGLYGDGAEKQPSGIYIKKLHSASGVIKPPVEYDWIQLNYTGRIMVDGDVFVTRDSAVAVEQGTFEYFTHYVPQMIQFYEDGDLPQGVYDAVGTMNEGDRVRVYVPYTLAYGNYGRSFTGGYQGQVSSVPAQTPIIMDLELKKIISDPLRDESNEVAQYASRNWGQTIADTLKTGLYRRSLRTGLDTATVKDDSIAYVYYVGRFMDGFVFDTNIADTARKYHIYDNSSSSKYDSLVVSLKSEDTSVVRGFYEAIKGMRYGETAEALFTSTYGYGSTGQAGTSTTTEIPPYAPLMFTIEVIPLNGDGTAQHPYNITAVKGLPQEESDVWITGYIVGVVDGTSVEENAQYAQTVSVKTNILLSDKRTAKKASEVIAVELPEGPIRDALNLADNKLNYRVKIALKGNIRPYLGQRGMTGVTQYVK
- a CDS encoding tRNA1(Val) (adenine(37)-N6)-methyltransferase, with product MANDYFAFKRFTVRQPRSAMRVGTDGVLLGAWCDSAPAGGRMLDVGTGTGVIALILAQRNPSARIDAVEIDEGSCLDAEGNFAASPWAGRLTLYRRPFADFAAGCTVRYDRIVSNPPYFVASLKSPDPARTAARHAESLSYADLAAGAARLLVPSGRLSVILPAETACDFAASALNEGLYQVRALAVHTVPGGPVRRLCAEFSPRRQDLQEETLVIEAEDRRGYSARYKELTGDFYLKM
- a CDS encoding DUF4831 family protein, with product MRKLMISVLAGSLTVAGASAQVKAYKPSKPMEGNTVAYALPRSVVRVQVVAERESVRVGPYARFAQKLLGVMAPLADKDIYTIQSATLCAAQEADPAEVYALDNPDKSPLRIYDVTPEGFVAASAAGQKPLPPAWDCAGPLRGPVPDRCEAVSYLDSDTSFVKVSVDRLSLVEKSPESMAQDAANAIFSLRRHRIDLVTGEAGENVFGAGLKAALEEIDRLEQEYLSLFLGKQFRQRIVREFSVVPSKDEPATVVCRFSDTAGLLSADDLSGRPVLLELAPENKAQSLAPERRASKDSRSTILYRVADMVNCRLMDGNREIAQSRLPLYQFGQVIELPVTSVK
- a CDS encoding DNA alkylation repair protein — its product is MDDTQRMIGLLRRLKVEMNGAVVDAMRSRGLDYPLSYGVSVPTIREIAKAYAPAHAFALFLFRQQVRELKLAAAFIDDPSEVTAAQMREWADGLTNTELVEQVVSALFRHAPDAPDMALEWMGSPEPMKRYAGLLTAASAIRAEKNRAWADRFFEQADRIARRGDLESFVGRGLVMLMRSLATVSPSLCERVKLWEQLCAASADGTLREVAGELQWQLEYMEGGSD